From one Macaca nemestrina isolate mMacNem1 chromosome 5, mMacNem.hap1, whole genome shotgun sequence genomic stretch:
- the LOC105497582 gene encoding lysosomal thioesterase PPT2 isoform X2 — protein MKSCGSMLGLWGQRLPAAWVLLLLPFLPLLLLAAPAPHRASYKPVIVVHGLFDSSYSFRHLLEYINETHPGTVVTVLDLFDGRESLRPLWEQVQGFREAVVPIMAKAPQGVHLICYSQGGLVCRALLSVMDDHNVDSFISLSSPQMGQYGDTDYLKWLFPTSMRSNLYRICYSPWGQEFSICNYWHDPHHDDLYLNASSFLALINGERDHPNATVWRKNFLRVGHLVLIGGPDDGVITPWQSSFFGFYDANETVLEMEEQLVYLRDSFGLKTLLARGAIVRCPMAGISHTAWHSNRTLYETCIEPWLS, from the exons ATGAAGAGTT GCGGGAGCATGCTGGGGCTCTGGGGGCAGCGGCTCCCCGCGGCGTGGGTCCTACTCCTGTTACCTTtcctgccgctgctgctgcttgCAGCCCCCGCGCCCCACCGCGCGTCCTACAAGCCGGTCATCGTGGTGCATGGGCTCTTCGACAGCTCGTACAGCTTCCGCCACCTGCTGGAATACATCAATGAG ACACACCCCGGGACTGTGGTGACAGTGCTCGATCTCTTCGATGGGAGAGAGAGCTTGCGACCCCTGTGGGAACAGGTGCAAGGGTTCCGAGAGGCTGTGGTCCCCATCATGGCAAAGGCCCCTCAAGGGGTGCATCTCATCTGCTACTCGCAGG GGGGCCTTGTGTGCCGGGCTCTGCTTTCTGTCATGGATGATCACAATGTGGATTCTTtcatctccctctcctctccacaGATGGGACAGTATGGAG ACACGGACTACTTGAAGTGGCTGTTCCCCACCTCCATGCGGTCTAACCTCTATCGGATCTGCTATAGCCCCTGGGGCCAGGAATTCTCCATCTGCAACTACTGGCATG ATCCCCACCACGATGACTTGTACCTCAATGCCAGCAGCTTCCTGGCCCTGATCAATGGGGAAAGAGACCATCCCAATGCCACAG TATGGCGGAAGAACTTTCTTCGTGTGGGCCACCTGGTGCTGATTGGGGGCCCTGATGATGGTGTTATTACTCCCTGGCAGTCCAG CTTCTTTGGTTTCTATGATGCAAATGAGACGGTCCTGGAGATGGAGGAGCAACTG GTTTATCTGCGGGATTCTTTTGGGTTGAAGACTCTATTGGCCCGGGGGGCCATAGTGAGGTGTCCGATGGCCGGGATCTCCCACACAGCCTGGCACTCCAACCGTACCCTTTATGAGACCTGCATTGAACCTTGGCTCTCCTGA
- the LOC105497582 gene encoding lysosomal thioesterase PPT2 isoform X1: MKSCGSMLGLWGQRLPAAWVLLLLPFLPLLLLAAPAPHRASYKPVIVVHGLFDSSYSFRHLLEYINETHPGTVVTVLDLFDGRESLRPLWEQVQGFREAVVPIMAKAPQGVHLICYSQGGLVCRALLSVMDDHNVDSFISLSSPQMGQYGDTDYLKWLFPTSMRSNLYRICYSPWGQEFSICNYWHDPHHDDLYLNASSFLALINGERDHPNATVWRKNFLRVGHLVLIGGPDDGVITPWQSSFFGFYDANETVLEMEEQLLARPTHQSELLLLRLVCLKPPRRKEKPGGNGESEEGRWGENFNGENGVYSET; this comes from the exons ATGAAGAGTT GCGGGAGCATGCTGGGGCTCTGGGGGCAGCGGCTCCCCGCGGCGTGGGTCCTACTCCTGTTACCTTtcctgccgctgctgctgcttgCAGCCCCCGCGCCCCACCGCGCGTCCTACAAGCCGGTCATCGTGGTGCATGGGCTCTTCGACAGCTCGTACAGCTTCCGCCACCTGCTGGAATACATCAATGAG ACACACCCCGGGACTGTGGTGACAGTGCTCGATCTCTTCGATGGGAGAGAGAGCTTGCGACCCCTGTGGGAACAGGTGCAAGGGTTCCGAGAGGCTGTGGTCCCCATCATGGCAAAGGCCCCTCAAGGGGTGCATCTCATCTGCTACTCGCAGG GGGGCCTTGTGTGCCGGGCTCTGCTTTCTGTCATGGATGATCACAATGTGGATTCTTtcatctccctctcctctccacaGATGGGACAGTATGGAG ACACGGACTACTTGAAGTGGCTGTTCCCCACCTCCATGCGGTCTAACCTCTATCGGATCTGCTATAGCCCCTGGGGCCAGGAATTCTCCATCTGCAACTACTGGCATG ATCCCCACCACGATGACTTGTACCTCAATGCCAGCAGCTTCCTGGCCCTGATCAATGGGGAAAGAGACCATCCCAATGCCACAG TATGGCGGAAGAACTTTCTTCGTGTGGGCCACCTGGTGCTGATTGGGGGCCCTGATGATGGTGTTATTACTCCCTGGCAGTCCAG CTTCTTTGGTTTCTATGATGCAAATGAGACGGTCCTGGAGATGGAGGAGCAACTG CTTGCCAGGCCCACCCACCAGTCTGAGCTGCTTCTGCTGAGGCTGGTCTGCCTGAAGCCTCCCAGGAGAAAGGAGAAGCCAGGTGGGAATGGAGAGAGCGAGGAAGGCAGGTGGGGAGAGAATTTCAATGGGGAGAATGGGGTTTACTCAGAGACTTAG
- the LOC105497582 gene encoding lysosomal thioesterase PPT2 isoform X3: protein MLGLWGQRLPAAWVLLLLPFLPLLLLAAPAPHRASYKPVIVVHGLFDSSYSFRHLLEYINETHPGTVVTVLDLFDGRESLRPLWEQVQGFREAVVPIMAKAPQGVHLICYSQGGLVCRALLSVMDDHNVDSFISLSSPQMGQYGDTDYLKWLFPTSMRSNLYRICYSPWGQEFSICNYWHDPHHDDLYLNASSFLALINGERDHPNATVWRKNFLRVGHLVLIGGPDDGVITPWQSSFFGFYDANETVLEMEEQLLARPTHQSELLLLRLVCLKPPRRKEKPGGNGESEEGRWGENFNGENGVYSET from the exons ATGCTGGGGCTCTGGGGGCAGCGGCTCCCCGCGGCGTGGGTCCTACTCCTGTTACCTTtcctgccgctgctgctgcttgCAGCCCCCGCGCCCCACCGCGCGTCCTACAAGCCGGTCATCGTGGTGCATGGGCTCTTCGACAGCTCGTACAGCTTCCGCCACCTGCTGGAATACATCAATGAG ACACACCCCGGGACTGTGGTGACAGTGCTCGATCTCTTCGATGGGAGAGAGAGCTTGCGACCCCTGTGGGAACAGGTGCAAGGGTTCCGAGAGGCTGTGGTCCCCATCATGGCAAAGGCCCCTCAAGGGGTGCATCTCATCTGCTACTCGCAGG GGGGCCTTGTGTGCCGGGCTCTGCTTTCTGTCATGGATGATCACAATGTGGATTCTTtcatctccctctcctctccacaGATGGGACAGTATGGAG ACACGGACTACTTGAAGTGGCTGTTCCCCACCTCCATGCGGTCTAACCTCTATCGGATCTGCTATAGCCCCTGGGGCCAGGAATTCTCCATCTGCAACTACTGGCATG ATCCCCACCACGATGACTTGTACCTCAATGCCAGCAGCTTCCTGGCCCTGATCAATGGGGAAAGAGACCATCCCAATGCCACAG TATGGCGGAAGAACTTTCTTCGTGTGGGCCACCTGGTGCTGATTGGGGGCCCTGATGATGGTGTTATTACTCCCTGGCAGTCCAG CTTCTTTGGTTTCTATGATGCAAATGAGACGGTCCTGGAGATGGAGGAGCAACTG CTTGCCAGGCCCACCCACCAGTCTGAGCTGCTTCTGCTGAGGCTGGTCTGCCTGAAGCCTCCCAGGAGAAAGGAGAAGCCAGGTGGGAATGGAGAGAGCGAGGAAGGCAGGTGGGGAGAGAATTTCAATGGGGAGAATGGGGTTTACTCAGAGACTTAG
- the LOC105497588 gene encoding proline-rich transmembrane protein 1, whose product MSSEKSGLPDSVPHTSPPPYNAPQPPAEPPAPPPQAAPSSHHHHHHHYHQSGTATLPRLGAGGLASSAATAQRGPSSSATLPRPPHHAPPGPAAGAPPPGCATLPRMPPDPYLQETRFEGPLPPPPPAAAAPPPPAPAQTAQAPGFVVPTHAGTVGTLPLGGYVAPGYPLQLQPCTAYVPVYPVGTPYAGGTPGGTGVTSTLPPPPQGPGLALLEPRRPPHDYMPIAVLTTICCFWPTGIIAIFKAVQVRTALARGDMVSAEIASREARNFSFISLAVGIAAMVLCTILTVVIIIAAQHHENYWDP is encoded by the exons ATGTCATCCGAAAAGTCAg GACTCCCAGACTCAGTCCCTCACACTTCTCCACCGCCCTACAATGCCCCTCAGCCTCCAGCCGAACCCCCAGCCCCACCGCCACAGGCAGCCCCTTCCTcgcaccatcaccaccaccaccactaccatcagtCTGGCACCGCCACCCTCCCGCGCTTAGGGGCAGGGGGCCTGGCCTCTTCCGCGGCCACCGCTCAGCGCGGTCCCTCCTCCTCCGCCACGCTGCCGAGACCCCCCCACCACGCCCCTCCCGGCCCTGCTGCCGGGGCACCCCCACCCGGCTGCGCTACCTTGCCCCGCATGCCACCCGACCCTTACCTGCAGGAGACTCGCTTCGAGGGCCCACTTCCCCCGCCGCCGCCCGCTgccgccgccccgcccccgccggcGCCAGCCCAGACTGCCCAGGCCCCTGGCTTCGTGGTGCCCACGCACGCGGGAACTGTGGGCACGCTGCCGCTGGGGGGCTACGTAGCACCCGGATACCCCCTGCAGCTGCAGCCCTGCACTGCTTACGTGCCGGTCTACCCGGTGGGCACG CCATATGCAGGCGGGACCCCAGGGGGGACAGGCGTGACCTCCACTCTCCCCCCGCCGCCCCAGGGCCCAGGGCTGGCCCTGCTGGAGCCGAGGCGCCCGCCACACGACTACATGCCCATCGCGGTGCTGACCACCATCTGTTGCTTCTGGCCTACTGGCATCATTGCCATCTTCAAGGCAGTGCAG GTGCGCACGGCCTTGGCCCGCGGAGACATGGTGTCGGCCGAGATCGCTTCACGCGAGGCCCGGAACTTCTCCTTCATCTCCCTGGCCGTGGGCATCGCGGCTATGGTGCTCTGTACCATCCTCACCGTAGTCATCATCATCGCCGCGCAGCACCACGAGAACTACTGGGATCCCTAA
- the LOC105497589 gene encoding FK506-binding protein-like, producing the protein METPAVSTTGEKDTSQPQQQWEKNLRENFDSVTQIRQQPRDPPTETLELGVSPHPASQILENTQGTEKLVAELEGDSHKSHGSTSQMSEALQASDLWYCPDGSFVKKIIIRGHGLDKPKLGSCCRVLALGFPFGSGPPEGWTELTMGVGPWREETWGELIEKCLESMCQGEEAELQLPGHSGPPVRLTLASFTQGRDSWELETSEKEALAREERARGTELFRAGNAEGAARCYGRALRLLLTLPPPGPPERTVLHANLAACQLLLGQPQLAAQSCDRVLEREPGHLKALYRRGVAQAALGNLEKATADLKKVLAIDPKNRAAQEELGKVVIQGKKQDAGLAQGLRKMFG; encoded by the coding sequence ATGGAGACGCCAGCAGTCAGTACAACTGGAGAAAAGGACACCTCTCAGCCGCAACAACAGTGGGAAAAGAACCTTCGGGAGAACTTTGATTCAGTTACTCAGATTAGGCAGCAGCCCCGAGACCCTCCTACCGAAACACTTGAGCTGGGAGTAAGCCCACATCCAGCCAGCCAAATTCTAGAGAATACTCAAGGAACTGAAAAACTGGTTGCTGAACTTGAAGGAGACTCTCATAAGTCTCATGGATCAACCAGTCAGATGTCAGAGGCCCTTCAAGCTTCTGATCTCTGGTACTGTCCCGACGGGAGCTTTGTCAAGAAGATCATAATCCGTGGCCATGGCTTGGACAAACCCAAACTAGGCTCCTGCTGCCGGGTACTGGCTTTGGGGTTTCCTTTCGGATCAGGGCCGCCAGAGGGCTGGACAGAGCTAACAATGGGCGTAGGGCCATGGAGAGAGGAAACTTGGGGGGAGCTCATAGAGAAATGCTTGGAGTCCATGTGTCAAGGTGAAGAAGCAGAGCTTCAGCTGCCTGGGCACTCTGGACCTCCTGTCAGGCTCACACTGGCGTCCTTCACTCAAGGCCGGGActcctgggagctggagactagCGAGAAGGAAGCGCTGGCCAGGGAAGAACGTGCAAGGGGCACAGAACTATTTCGAGCTGGGAACGCTGAAGGAGCTGCCCGATGCTATGGACGGGCTCTTCGGCTGCTGCTGACTTTACCCCCACCTGGCCCTCCAGAACGAACTGTCCTTCATGCCAATCTGGCTGCCTGTCAGTTGTTGCTAGGGCAGCCTCAGTTGGCAGCCCAGAGCTGTGACCGGGTGTTGGAGCGAGAGCCTGGCCATTTAAAGGCCTTATACCGAAGgggggttgcccaggctgcccttgGGAACCTGGAAAAagcaactgctgacctcaagaaGGTGCTGGCGATAGATCCCAAAAACCGGGCAGCCCAAGAGGAACTGGGGAAGGTGGTCATTCAGGGGAAGAAGCAGGATGCTGGGCTGGCTCAGGGTCTGCGCAAGATGTTTGGCTGA